The following coding sequences are from one Candidatus Nitrosopumilus sp. SW window:
- a CDS encoding trans-sialidase: MAAKRKASTKKDLENKIAELEAKLSKLSSEIDAKPAETKPAETKPAEVKPAETKPSESKPAETAKPKPTLPKGMGEKPAESPKPQEAPKPAETTAQPPATVQDALEAAYYDAPMSDFHQYRAKVTGYSPAPNRYFVRLTAPVGKVPTSDWNQQKATVTGYTACSNQYYATRARLAYHPADKTFGAFSGVNMSVEGVAAQAQQAPTPEPPKHSDTLPKGMGDAPQTSTSGDGKSRQEQLEEYEKDYLQRIEQEKAEREQAYQEALQAEVEARAKQTRGSLPKGFEPAPEPEPAKPKGTLPKGF; this comes from the coding sequence ATGGCAGCAAAACGAAAAGCAAGTACAAAAAAAGATCTTGAAAACAAGATCGCAGAACTCGAAGCAAAACTCTCAAAATTATCGTCTGAGATTGATGCCAAACCAGCAGAAACTAAACCTGCTGAGACAAAACCAGCTGAAGTGAAACCAGCTGAGACAAAACCATCTGAGTCTAAACCTGCTGAAACAGCCAAACCAAAACCAACATTACCAAAAGGTATGGGTGAAAAACCAGCAGAATCTCCTAAACCTCAGGAAGCTCCAAAACCAGCTGAAACAACAGCACAACCTCCAGCAACAGTACAAGATGCTTTAGAGGCCGCATACTATGATGCTCCAATGTCTGACTTCCATCAGTACAGAGCAAAAGTAACAGGTTATTCTCCAGCTCCTAACAGATACTTTGTTAGATTGACTGCTCCTGTTGGTAAAGTTCCAACATCTGATTGGAATCAACAAAAAGCTACAGTCACTGGTTACACAGCATGTTCAAACCAATACTATGCAACTAGAGCAAGATTGGCATATCATCCTGCTGACAAAACCTTTGGAGCCTTTAGTGGAGTAAACATGAGTGTTGAAGGCGTTGCAGCACAAGCACAACAAGCACCAACACCAGAACCACCGAAGCATTCTGATACTCTTCCAAAAGGAATGGGTGATGCACCTCAAACTAGTACTAGTGGAGATGGCAAATCAAGACAAGAACAACTAGAAGAATATGAAAAAGATTACTTGCAACGAATTGAACAAGAAAAAGCAGAACGTGAACAAGCTTACCAAGAAGCACTTCAAGCAGAAGTTGAAGCAAGAGCTAAACAAACACGTGGTAGCTTACCAAAAGGTTTTGAACCTGCACCGGAACCCGAACCTGCAAAACCAAAGGGCACACTTCCAAAAGGTTTCTGA
- the aroE gene encoding shikimate dehydrogenase, producing the protein MGKTFAVIGDPINHSLSPNIHSAAFRELNLDCSYIAYRIPKDELEEGIEGLKKIKIDGFNVTIPHKVEMMKYLDKIDESCSLIGAVNTVVNNDGVLKGYNTDMDGFLEPLKKRNIDIANSNVLLLGAGGAARAIIAGFAKEKAKSITIANRTIEKANNLAEFAKKISLNANTITIDEVNESAKNYNIIVNATSIGLQNESSPISLEGINENTVVYDIVYMPMNTDFLKKAKEKNAIIIFGYEMLLGQAVRAFEIWHNMEAPYNAMKKALLGGF; encoded by the coding sequence ATGGGAAAAACATTTGCAGTGATTGGAGATCCAATTAACCACTCTTTATCTCCAAATATCCACAGCGCAGCATTCAGGGAATTGAATCTTGATTGTTCATACATTGCATATAGAATTCCAAAAGATGAATTAGAAGAGGGAATAGAAGGTTTGAAAAAAATCAAAATTGATGGATTTAATGTTACCATTCCTCATAAAGTTGAGATGATGAAATATTTGGATAAAATTGACGAATCATGCAGTCTAATTGGGGCAGTAAATACTGTTGTGAATAATGACGGGGTGTTAAAAGGATACAATACTGACATGGATGGTTTTCTAGAACCATTAAAGAAAAGAAACATAGACATTGCAAATTCAAATGTTCTTTTACTAGGTGCAGGAGGAGCTGCAAGAGCTATCATTGCAGGTTTTGCAAAAGAAAAAGCAAAAAGCATTACAATTGCAAATAGAACAATAGAAAAGGCAAATAATCTAGCAGAATTTGCAAAAAAGATCAGCCTTAATGCAAATACCATAACGATTGATGAGGTAAATGAATCAGCAAAAAATTACAATATCATTGTCAATGCAACGTCAATAGGATTACAAAATGAATCGAGCCCAATATCACTTGAAGGGATTAACGAAAACACAGTTGTCTACGATATTGTATACATGCCAATGAATACAGATTTTCTAAAAAAAGCAAAAGAAAAAAACGCCATTATTATTTTTGGATATGAGATGTTACTAGGTCAAGCAGTAAGAGCGTTTGAGATTTGGCACAATATGGAAGCACCTTATAATGCCATGAAAAAAGCACTTTTAGGAGGATTTTGA
- the aroA gene encoding 3-phosphoshikimate 1-carboxyvinyltransferase, producing MKCKIEKSTISGQIVCPPNKSYTHRAIFLASLAGDNSKVENVLLSADTLATIEACKKFGAVIEIENSSIIVKNPINFDKIVPEINTENSGTTIRIASGIAGLFSEEITLTGDESLQKRPMQPLLDALSSIGAQCQSTNGKPPIKIKGKISGGDVTIPGNFSSQFISALLITAPLTEKGINLSIKDNLVSKPYLDATIATMRKFGVSVQTLIPYKRYNISPQIYNPTTFTVPIDFSSLALLLSAAVLNGDETTIKGNIGNLPQGDEVFIDILEQLGVTVSIDEDEIKIKSPETLKGGRFDLSNSPDLLPPLAILALNSESPIEIVNVKHARLKETDRIAITSRELVKLGIKVQEKEDGLVLESTGNPNGAELNSENDHRLFMAFCIAGMYVGDCIVTDPESVQVSYPNFIEEMNKIGAKIQSE from the coding sequence ATGAAGTGTAAAATAGAAAAATCTACAATTTCAGGACAAATAGTTTGTCCCCCAAACAAAAGCTATACACATAGAGCAATATTTCTTGCATCACTTGCAGGAGATAATAGTAAGGTGGAAAACGTATTGTTATCAGCAGACACTCTTGCAACAATTGAAGCATGTAAGAAATTTGGTGCAGTTATAGAGATAGAGAATTCATCAATAATTGTCAAAAATCCCATAAATTTTGATAAAATCGTGCCTGAAATCAATACCGAGAATTCAGGAACAACAATTAGAATTGCCTCAGGAATTGCAGGTTTATTTTCTGAAGAGATTACTTTGACAGGGGATGAGAGTTTACAAAAAAGACCCATGCAGCCCCTATTAGATGCATTATCAAGCATAGGAGCACAATGTCAATCAACAAATGGTAAACCACCAATCAAAATCAAGGGGAAGATTTCAGGAGGAGATGTAACAATTCCAGGGAATTTCTCCAGTCAGTTTATTTCTGCATTATTAATTACTGCACCACTGACTGAAAAAGGAATCAATCTTTCGATAAAAGATAATCTAGTATCAAAACCATATCTGGATGCAACAATTGCAACAATGAGAAAATTTGGAGTTAGCGTACAAACACTAATCCCATACAAAAGATACAATATTTCACCACAGATTTACAATCCAACAACTTTTACAGTTCCAATTGATTTTTCTAGTCTTGCATTATTATTATCTGCAGCAGTTCTTAACGGAGATGAAACAACAATCAAAGGAAATATTGGGAATTTACCTCAAGGAGACGAGGTCTTTATCGACATACTAGAGCAGTTAGGAGTTACAGTAAGTATTGATGAAGATGAAATTAAAATTAAATCACCTGAAACACTAAAGGGAGGAAGATTCGATTTGAGTAACTCTCCAGATCTTTTGCCACCATTGGCAATACTTGCATTAAATTCAGAGAGTCCAATTGAAATTGTCAATGTAAAACATGCAAGATTAAAAGAAACAGATAGAATTGCAATAACATCAAGAGAATTAGTGAAACTTGGAATTAAAGTTCAGGAGAAAGAAGATGGTTTAGTTTTAGAATCAACTGGAAATCCTAATGGTGCAGAATTAAATTCCGAGAATGATCACAGACTTTTCATGGCATTTTGTATTGCAGGAATGTATGTTGGAGACTGTATTGTAACAGATCCAGAATCAGTTCAAGTTTCGTATCCAAACTTCATCGAAGAGATGAACAAAATTGGAGCAAAAATTCAATCAGAATAA
- the mqnC gene encoding cyclic dehypoxanthinyl futalosine synthase gives MSQTTEQLQKSDIKDILENSLNGKRPGPEDCIRLLESDDVHLMGLVSSHLTRKQFGKKASFVNNIILNYTNVCITDCKFCAFYRSPGADDSYTLTLDQIESRVKAAWDMFKIRQVLIQGGHNPNLKIEYYEDAFRMIREKFPKVGVHGLSTSEIDMIARVEKSSTKEILSRLKDAGLQSMPGAGAEILTDSVKEIISPKKISSDAWIRIMDEAHSLGIPSSATMMYGHVENKNDIVEHFYKLVKLQEKTKGFMAFIPWNFEPNNTLMHEEGLVEYGTGGIQLLKMIAISRLIFDGLIPHIQSSWLTNGIGMAQLALQYGADDFGGTLIGEEVVSCTGARSTELTDKIIVDAIHQIGYSVEERDNFYNPISVS, from the coding sequence TTGAGTCAGACAACTGAACAACTCCAAAAAAGTGACATTAAAGATATTCTAGAAAACTCTCTTAATGGAAAAAGGCCTGGACCTGAAGACTGTATTAGGTTATTGGAATCTGATGATGTTCATCTGATGGGACTAGTATCTAGCCATTTGACACGAAAGCAATTTGGAAAAAAAGCATCTTTTGTAAATAATATTATTTTGAATTATACTAATGTCTGTATTACTGATTGCAAGTTTTGCGCCTTTTACAGATCTCCTGGCGCTGATGATTCTTATACGTTAACCCTGGACCAAATTGAATCTCGAGTCAAAGCTGCATGGGATATGTTTAAGATCCGTCAAGTCTTGATTCAAGGTGGCCATAACCCAAATTTGAAAATTGAATATTATGAAGATGCCTTTAGAATGATTAGAGAAAAATTCCCTAAAGTTGGGGTTCATGGATTATCTACATCCGAAATAGATATGATTGCAAGAGTTGAAAAATCCTCCACAAAAGAAATTTTATCAAGACTCAAAGATGCTGGCTTACAATCAATGCCTGGTGCAGGAGCTGAAATTTTAACTGATTCAGTTAAGGAAATTATTAGTCCAAAGAAAATCTCCAGTGATGCTTGGATTCGAATTATGGATGAAGCTCATTCTCTTGGAATCCCATCTTCTGCAACGATGATGTATGGTCATGTGGAAAACAAAAATGATATTGTTGAACACTTTTACAAACTAGTAAAATTACAAGAAAAAACTAAAGGATTTATGGCATTTATTCCATGGAACTTTGAGCCAAACAATACTTTGATGCATGAAGAAGGTTTAGTTGAATATGGTACTGGTGGAATTCAACTTTTGAAAATGATTGCAATATCTAGATTGATCTTTGATGGACTTATTCCTCATATTCAATCCTCATGGTTGACAAATGGTATAGGTATGGCACAATTAGCTTTACAGTATGGCGCTGATGATTTTGGTGGAACTTTGATTGGAGAAGAAGTGGTTTCTTGCACTGGTGCACGCTCAACTGAACTTACTGATAAAATAATTGTAGATGCAATTCATCAAATTGGTTACTCAGTTGAAGAGAGAGATAATTTCTATAATCCTATATCTGTATCATAG
- the bcp gene encoding thioredoxin-dependent thiol peroxidase yields MISEGDSVPKFEIEDANGNKIKSSDFKGKKHAIYFYPKDFTPGCTTEADEFSKDYKKFQKEEIEIIGISPDDVESHKKFCEKMKIKYPLLADVDKQVSKMFGVWGKKKFMGREYMGVMRSTFLVNEKGKIFKIYPKVKPAGHSKQVFDDFKNLE; encoded by the coding sequence ATGATTTCAGAGGGGGATTCAGTTCCAAAATTTGAGATAGAGGATGCAAATGGTAACAAAATAAAATCTTCAGATTTCAAAGGAAAAAAACATGCTATCTATTTTTATCCAAAAGATTTCACTCCAGGATGTACAACAGAAGCAGATGAATTCTCTAAAGATTATAAGAAATTTCAAAAAGAAGAAATTGAAATTATAGGAATTAGTCCTGATGATGTAGAATCACACAAAAAATTCTGTGAAAAGATGAAAATCAAATACCCACTCTTAGCAGATGTAGACAAACAAGTCTCAAAAATGTTTGGAGTTTGGGGAAAGAAAAAATTCATGGGTAGAGAATACATGGGAGTTATGAGAAGTACTTTTCTCGTAAATGAAAAAGGAAAGATTTTCAAGATATATCCAAAGGTGAAACCTGCAGGACATTCAAAACAAGTGTTTGATGATTTTAAAAATTTAGAATAA
- a CDS encoding 3-dehydroquinate synthase II — MSKSRELIISPKGSQAQLSKLLPQLEEEGIKMIYLDPKKIGKKKTKLQTVYPSNNANYVILEKENATKPKGKKVGRKFQVLSNTDIEDILTIAKKGLDFVVVEVKDWKIIPLENIIAKLHKIHTKIFAIARTPEEVRKMFSILEVGVDGVIFSTSSINEVREAMVYLGTRSFDMKPAKIIDIKEVGDGERVCVDTASMLHKGEGMLIGSRSNFLFLVHNESVGSSFTSPRPFRVNAGAVHCYTLSPDGTTNYLSEVETGSEVLILNSKGKARRATVGRSKIERRPMLMIKAKAGGEIGGIIAQDAETIRFVKPNGQLVSVTHLKKGDTVMVHSKPATGRHFGMEVSDEYILEK, encoded by the coding sequence TTGAGTAAAAGTAGAGAATTAATTATTTCACCTAAAGGTTCACAGGCACAATTATCCAAGCTTTTGCCACAATTAGAAGAAGAAGGTATCAAAATGATATACCTTGATCCAAAAAAAATAGGTAAGAAAAAAACAAAATTGCAAACAGTCTATCCATCAAACAATGCCAATTATGTAATTCTTGAAAAAGAAAATGCAACAAAACCAAAGGGCAAAAAAGTTGGAAGAAAATTCCAAGTATTATCAAATACAGATATTGAAGATATCTTAACTATTGCAAAAAAAGGATTAGATTTTGTAGTTGTTGAAGTTAAAGACTGGAAGATAATTCCATTAGAAAATATAATTGCAAAACTACACAAGATACATACCAAAATTTTTGCAATTGCAAGAACACCTGAAGAAGTTCGAAAAATGTTTTCAATCCTAGAAGTAGGAGTGGATGGGGTTATTTTCAGCACATCATCAATTAATGAAGTTAGAGAAGCAATGGTTTACTTGGGAACTAGAAGTTTCGATATGAAACCTGCAAAAATTATCGATATTAAAGAAGTGGGAGATGGAGAAAGAGTCTGCGTAGATACTGCATCAATGCTTCACAAAGGAGAAGGAATGTTAATTGGAAGCAGATCAAACTTTTTGTTTTTAGTTCATAATGAATCAGTGGGTTCATCATTTACATCACCAAGACCATTTAGAGTAAATGCAGGAGCAGTACATTGTTACACATTATCTCCAGATGGAACAACCAACTATTTGTCAGAAGTAGAAACAGGTTCAGAGGTATTAATTCTAAATTCCAAAGGAAAAGCAAGAAGAGCAACTGTAGGAAGATCAAAGATTGAAAGAAGACCAATGTTAATGATTAAAGCAAAAGCCGGAGGAGAAATCGGAGGAATAATTGCACAAGATGCAGAGACAATTCGTTTTGTGAAACCAAACGGACAACTAGTATCAGTTACACATCTCAAGAAAGGGGATACAGTAATGGTTCACTCAAAACCAGCAACGGGCAGACATTTTGGTATGGAAGTTTCAGATGAGTATATTCTAGAAAAATAA
- the aroD gene encoding type I 3-dehydroquinate dehydratase: MKYKTCVSIAEKTPNKVKQTLKIALKKSDFVEIRFDFLKIEQIPETLELVKKDLKKSVCTLRPKTEGGQFPGNEKERIAIIKLIAEYNPFLLDVEFNTLKKNALLAKYLKSTKTKLLVSWHDFKKTPSSVELKKKMSQMSKFSNFVKIVSSAKSTDDSTRMLELYSKRGKNNLISFAMGDLGRISRILCLYLGSPYTYVSLGKPVAPGQFSVDEANKIINLKK, translated from the coding sequence ATGAAATACAAAACTTGTGTATCCATTGCAGAAAAGACACCTAACAAAGTAAAACAGACATTAAAAATTGCTTTAAAGAAATCAGATTTTGTCGAGATAAGATTTGATTTTCTAAAAATCGAACAAATTCCAGAGACATTAGAACTAGTCAAAAAAGATTTGAAAAAATCGGTTTGCACATTAAGACCAAAAACAGAGGGAGGACAATTTCCAGGAAATGAGAAAGAGAGAATTGCAATAATTAAATTGATTGCAGAATACAACCCATTCTTACTAGACGTGGAGTTTAACACCCTGAAAAAAAATGCATTATTAGCAAAGTACCTAAAATCAACAAAAACAAAATTACTTGTGTCTTGGCATGATTTTAAAAAAACTCCAAGTTCTGTGGAATTAAAAAAGAAAATGAGTCAAATGAGTAAATTCTCAAACTTTGTGAAAATTGTCAGCAGTGCAAAATCAACTGATGATTCAACAAGAATGCTCGAATTATACAGTAAAAGGGGGAAGAATAATCTAATTTCATTTGCCATGGGAGATCTTGGTAGAATTTCAAGAATTTTGTGCCTGTATTTAGGCAGTCCATACACTTACGTCTCCCTAGGAAAACCAGTTGCACCAGGTCAGTTCAGTGTTGATGAGGCAAATAAAATCATCAACTTAAAAAAATAA
- a CDS encoding trans-sialidase, with translation MAAAKKQTKKDLEDKIAELEAKLNSLSSQLSKPAEVKPAETKPAEVKPAETKPAEVKPAETKPAESKPAETAKPKPTLPKGMGEKPAEAPKPQEAPKPAETTAQPPATVQDALEAAYYDAPMSDFHQYRAKVTGYSPAPNRYFVRLTAPVGKVPTSDWNQQKATVTGYTACSNQYYATRARLAYHPADKTFGAFSGVNMSVEGVAAQAQQAPTPEPAKPKGTLPKGF, from the coding sequence ATGGCAGCTGCTAAAAAGCAAACTAAAAAAGATCTTGAAGACAAGATTGCCGAATTAGAAGCAAAGCTAAACTCACTTTCATCTCAGCTTTCAAAACCAGCTGAAGTGAAACCAGCTGAGACAAAACCAGCTGAAGTGAAACCTGCTGAGACAAAACCAGCTGAAGTGAAACCAGCTGAGACAAAACCAGCTGAGTCTAAACCTGCTGAAACAGCCAAACCAAAACCAACATTACCAAAAGGTATGGGTGAAAAACCAGCAGAAGCTCCTAAACCTCAGGAAGCTCCAAAACCAGCTGAAACAACAGCACAACCTCCAGCAACAGTACAAGATGCTTTAGAGGCCGCATACTATGATGCTCCAATGTCTGACTTCCATCAGTACAGAGCAAAAGTAACAGGTTATTCTCCAGCTCCTAACAGATACTTTGTTAGATTGACTGCTCCTGTTGGTAAAGTTCCAACATCTGATTGGAATCAACAAAAAGCTACAGTCACTGGTTACACAGCATGTTCAAACCAATACTATGCAACTAGAGCAAGATTGGCATATCATCCTGCTGACAAAACCTTTGGAGCCTTTAGTGGAGTAAACATGAGTGTTGAAGGCGTTGCAGCACAAGCACAACAAGCACCAACACCAGAACCTGCAAAACCAAAGGGCACACTTCCAAAAGGATTCTAA
- a CDS encoding menaquinone biosynthesis decarboxylase translates to MPIEDIHEFISELEKNGELKRVKTQVDSNLEIAEIMRREMYSDGPAILFENVKDYNMPVLGNAFGSMKRLEIGLEMKDFTEIGQRIADMTKMDVPSGLLNKIKKLPELSKMTASFPKSEVSGPVTEITSTDASFDDLPILKSWPNDAGRFITLGLVATKHPETGIRNLGVYRMQIVDKTHALMHWQKHKRGAHHGDISKEKGEKIPTAIIIGGEPATVFSSIAPVPEGLDKYLFAGITRKEGIKTVKCKTIDLDVPANAEIVLEGYVDPADIRDEGPFGDHTGYYTPVEPYPTFTLTGIMRRKNPIYVTTVVGKPILEDAYIGKVIERSFLPLIQMFHPEVVDFSMPAAGWFQGFAIISIKKRYPGQAKKVMMGLWGMGQLSLTKMFVVVDEDINVHDINDVIWAITTRADAARDTTIINNVPTDTLDPASPLVNLGSKMGIDATQKTKEEGYEREIQQQVKVDEETKNLVDSKWSDYGL, encoded by the coding sequence GTGCCAATAGAAGATATTCATGAATTCATTTCAGAACTTGAAAAAAATGGAGAGTTAAAGAGAGTCAAAACACAAGTAGACTCGAATTTAGAGATTGCAGAAATTATGAGAAGAGAGATGTATTCAGACGGACCTGCAATTCTTTTTGAGAATGTAAAAGATTACAACATGCCAGTATTAGGAAATGCATTTGGTTCTATGAAAAGATTAGAGATAGGACTTGAGATGAAAGACTTTACTGAAATTGGACAACGTATTGCAGATATGACAAAGATGGATGTTCCATCAGGATTATTAAATAAAATAAAAAAACTTCCAGAACTCTCAAAGATGACAGCATCATTTCCAAAATCAGAAGTTAGTGGACCAGTTACTGAAATTACATCAACGGATGCATCATTTGATGATTTACCAATTTTAAAATCATGGCCAAATGATGCAGGGCGATTTATCACATTAGGTTTAGTTGCAACAAAACATCCAGAGACAGGGATTAGAAATCTGGGAGTATACAGAATGCAGATTGTAGATAAAACACATGCATTAATGCACTGGCAAAAACACAAGAGAGGAGCACATCACGGAGATATTTCAAAAGAAAAAGGAGAAAAAATCCCAACTGCAATAATTATTGGTGGAGAACCTGCAACAGTTTTTTCATCAATTGCTCCAGTTCCAGAAGGACTTGACAAATACTTGTTTGCAGGCATTACAAGAAAAGAAGGCATCAAGACTGTAAAATGTAAGACAATTGATTTGGATGTTCCAGCAAATGCAGAAATTGTTTTAGAAGGATATGTAGATCCAGCAGATATTAGAGATGAAGGTCCATTTGGAGATCATACAGGATACTATACTCCTGTTGAACCATATCCAACTTTTACATTAACAGGAATAATGAGAAGAAAAAATCCAATTTACGTGACAACAGTAGTTGGAAAACCAATACTTGAGGATGCATATATTGGAAAAGTAATTGAGCGTTCATTTTTACCACTAATTCAGATGTTCCATCCAGAAGTAGTGGATTTCAGTATGCCAGCAGCTGGTTGGTTCCAAGGATTTGCAATAATTTCAATTAAAAAGAGATACCCAGGTCAAGCAAAAAAAGTGATGATGGGATTATGGGGAATGGGACAGTTATCATTAACAAAAATGTTTGTGGTGGTAGATGAGGACATCAATGTTCATGATATCAATGATGTAATTTGGGCAATTACAACAAGAGCTGATGCAGCAAGAGATACTACAATAATCAATAATGTCCCAACAGATACACTTGATCCAGCATCACCACTTGTTAATTTAGGTTCTAAGATGGGAATTGACGCAACACAGAAAACAAAAGAGGAAGGATACGAAAGAGAAATTCAACAACAAGTAAAAGTGGATGAAGAAACAAAGAACTTAGTTGATTCGAAATGGTCTGACTATGGGCTATGA
- a CDS encoding shikimate kinase: MAKAKATVHGAVSIVNAIANQKGATLGIDLKVEAIVETSPGKGIIIQSENKTLSSRLINKTVEKIVSKKDLDENKITITLESEIPTGYGLKSSSAISSAVALGCAKIFKSKFTDQQILLAGVEASIESKVSITGAYDDACSCYYGGFNVTDNAKKKRMSFEKGPSNLIAVIFIPKNRKRGNLKKLKVLSSVFDHAWNLAKKSNYWEAMIINGLATASILSSSPEIITGLIEKGALGASVSGNGPAIAAITKKENESNIKKVFSTLEGNIIVSKISNKKAEVHEV, encoded by the coding sequence ATGGCAAAAGCAAAGGCTACCGTTCATGGAGCAGTTTCAATAGTAAATGCGATTGCAAACCAAAAAGGAGCAACATTAGGAATAGATCTAAAGGTTGAAGCAATTGTTGAAACATCTCCTGGAAAAGGCATAATCATTCAATCAGAAAATAAAACTCTTAGTTCGCGCCTAATTAACAAGACAGTTGAAAAAATTGTTTCAAAAAAAGATCTTGATGAAAACAAGATTACAATTACATTAGAATCAGAAATTCCTACAGGATACGGATTGAAAAGTTCTAGTGCAATATCATCAGCAGTTGCACTAGGATGTGCAAAAATTTTCAAATCAAAATTTACTGATCAACAAATTTTACTTGCAGGTGTTGAGGCATCAATTGAATCAAAAGTAAGCATCACAGGGGCGTATGACGATGCATGTTCATGTTACTACGGAGGGTTTAACGTTACAGATAATGCAAAGAAGAAAAGAATGAGTTTTGAAAAAGGGCCATCGAATTTAATTGCAGTAATTTTTATTCCAAAAAACAGAAAACGAGGAAATCTAAAAAAACTCAAAGTACTATCGTCAGTTTTTGATCATGCTTGGAATTTAGCAAAAAAATCTAACTATTGGGAAGCGATGATAATTAACGGATTAGCTACAGCATCAATTCTCAGTTCAAGTCCAGAAATAATTACAGGATTAATTGAAAAAGGAGCTTTAGGAGCATCGGTTTCAGGAAATGGTCCAGCAATTGCAGCAATTACAAAAAAAGAAAATGAATCTAACATCAAAAAAGTATTTTCAACATTAGAGGGAAACATCATAGTTTCAAAAATCAGTAACAAAAAGGCTGAAGTTCATGAAGTGTAA
- a CDS encoding 2-amino-3,7-dideoxy-D-threo-hept-6-ulosonate synthase, which translates to MVSGNQIRLNRILRKGRMLCIPMDHGISNGPIEGLEDPASTIYKCEGHGLTSVIINKGIIKSLPKPPKVGVLVHFSSSTALSLSPNRKMLTGTVKEAVALGADGVSLHINIGGKEEPEMLEQLGLTADQCHRWGMPLLAMMYPRGENVKDPHDPEIVAHVARIGAECGADIVKTLYTGDIDSFSKVVKSTPVPIVIAGGPKAKTDLDILQMTEDAMTAGAKGVTYGRNIFAHKAPEKMVEALAEIIFRKGTAKEAMKKIE; encoded by the coding sequence ATGGTATCAGGTAACCAAATTAGACTTAATCGAATTCTTAGAAAGGGAAGAATGTTATGTATTCCAATGGATCATGGGATTTCAAATGGTCCTATTGAGGGTCTTGAAGACCCAGCATCAACAATTTACAAATGTGAAGGTCACGGCCTTACAAGTGTAATAATTAACAAAGGAATTATCAAATCATTACCAAAACCACCTAAAGTTGGAGTTTTAGTTCATTTTTCAAGTAGCACCGCATTGTCATTATCACCTAATCGAAAAATGCTTACAGGTACTGTAAAAGAAGCAGTTGCATTAGGAGCAGATGGAGTTTCATTACATATCAACATTGGAGGAAAAGAAGAACCAGAGATGTTAGAGCAGTTAGGATTAACTGCAGATCAATGTCATAGATGGGGAATGCCACTCTTAGCAATGATGTATCCAAGAGGAGAGAACGTCAAAGATCCACATGATCCGGAAATTGTTGCACATGTTGCAAGAATTGGAGCAGAATGCGGAGCAGATATTGTTAAGACATTATACACAGGAGATATTGATTCATTTTCAAAAGTCGTAAAGAGTACACCGGTTCCAATTGTAATTGCAGGTGGGCCAAAAGCAAAAACAGATTTAGATATTCTTCAAATGACTGAAGATGCCATGACAGCAGGAGCAAAAGGTGTCACATATGGTAGAAACATCTTTGCACATAAAGCACCTGAAAAAATGGTAGAAGCATTAGCTGAAATAATTTTCAGAAAAGGCACAGCAAAGGAAGCAATGAAGAAAATTGAGTAA